The Vidua macroura isolate BioBank_ID:100142 chromosome 27, ASM2450914v1, whole genome shotgun sequence genome includes a window with the following:
- the IGFBP4 gene encoding insulin-like growth factor-binding protein 4 — MRPGPGLPGLPVLPVVLALLAAAARPGSGEEAIQCPPCSEERLARCKAPQGCAELVREPGCGCCATCALPRGTACGVYTARCGAGLRCYPPRGEPRPLRTLMHGQGICTDLADVEAIQESLQPPEKEEIDHPNNSFSPCSIHDRKCLQKQQAKRVNNGNKMRSSGSPHHREDTRVMAQGSCQSELHRALERLAASQTRTHEDLYVIPIPNCDRNGNFHPKQCHPALDGQRGKCWCVDRKTGVKLPGFLELKGDLDCHQLADSM, encoded by the exons atgcgcccggggccggggctgccggggctgccggTGCTGCCGGTGGTGCTGGCGCtgctggcggcggcggcgcggccgggcaGCGGCGAGGAGGCGATCCAGTGCCCGCCGTGCTCGGAGGAGCGGCTGGCGCGGTGCAAGGCTCCGCAGGGCTGCGCGGAGCTGGTGCGGGAGCCGGGCTGCGGGTGCTGCGCGACCTGCGCGCTGCCCCGCGGCACCGCCTGCGGCGTCTACACCGCGCGCTGCGGTGCGGGGCTGCGCTGCTACCCCCCCCGCGGCGAGCCCCGGCCCCTCCGCACCCTCATGCACGGCCAGGGCATCTGCACAGACCTGGCCGACGTCGAGGCCATCCAGGAGAGCCTCCAGCCCCCAG agaaggaggagaTCGACCACCCCAACAACAgcttcagcccctgcagcatCCACGACCGCAAGtgcctgcagaagcagcaggcgAAGAGGGTCAACAACGGCAACAAGATGCGCAGCAGCGGGAGCCCTCACCACCGTGAGGACACGCGGGTCATG GCACAGGGCTCGTGCCAGAGCGAGCTGCACCGGGCGCTGGAGAGGCTGGCGGCCTCGCAGACCCGGACGCACGAGGACCTCTACGTCATCCCCATCCCCAACTGCGACCGCAATGGCAACTTCCACCCCAAGCAG TGTCACCCGGCGCTGGACGGGCAGCGGGGCAAGTGCTGGTGTGTGGACCGCAAGACGGGGGTGAAGCTGCCGGGCTTCCTGGAGCTGAAGGGGGACTTGGACTGTCACCAGCTGGCCGACAGCATGTGA
- the LOC128819642 gene encoding collagen alpha-1(XVIII) chain-like, whose product MRSVGAGAGAGRAGGVSGAADNSGRRAGAAGPDGAGEWDEPRTPILGSRAPSSGMGSSSLLRLLRTLCIVSMLATCLHPATAQWFSLGSEDTTPDPGTSPMPPSLDREEDTDASVEPVGKVLLSKPPLATAPKRRDQHSRGAARGSGRAPLRTRGQHRPTAAPESFEGSAVEEELLQIQTTAKGLPRRVPSAPETDPALQVHNISGCVCPVRPGPPGPPGPKGEKGDRGFPGERGQPGFLGERGKSGSPGQPGHQGPRGPPGPPGPPGPPGPPGAWGARGPPVPAALPERSENELGVSSPAGNPGPPGPPGLPGMPGPPGYPGHDGPQGAPGREGKPGPPGPPGVVGPPGFPGVEGLPGSPGSTGPDGPPGAPGLPGPQGPPGVPGHEGPPGPPGSASLPGKPGLRGEPGFPGPKGEKGEYGLPGMPGSPGRTGEPGSPGMPGPMGPPGPPGDYRCDSRHAGHHGLAGLPGTKGEKGDPGEPGCCYGEHGCKPGHLPFPSTGSQPGSWGSINRYQTDGKEEPEIYGAIIPHGLRGPPGNPGPPGPPGPPGPPGLLYLNRMHPVQAQPPCKQPAPADRSWPSDAGVPQTEPSDSRADLRRQTWVFKSKELMVKASSAVPEGSLVYVREGSNAFLRTPAGWSRLLLEDPKSFLASDDPSASTPQYQEVKRVQPRGPNTPSLMQSPKDSLIRKEEEQGLPQILPTTTAPRIPSLRLAALNVPLWGDMSGIRGADLQCYRQSQEAGLYGTFRAFLSAPTQHLVSIVKRTDRTLPIVNLKGQLLAKSWSSLFGGQSGAALRGPIHSFNGRDVLADPLWPHRLAWHGSTPRGGHARRGDCQGWHSSGTAEGMAAALGEGRLLAGHRHNCSAPLAVLCIEVAFPYRHMW is encoded by the exons ATGCGGTCCGTGGGTGCGGGTGCGGGtgcggggcgggcagggggcGTGTCGGGGGCCGCCGATAACAGCGGGCGCCGTGCCGGGGCCGCGGGACCAGACGGCGCAGGCGAGTGGGACGAGCCAAGGACCCCCATCCTGGGCAGCCGGGCCCCGAGCAGCGGAATGGGGTCCAGCAGCCTGCTGCGACTCCTCCGCACCCTCTGCATCGTCTCGATGCTGGCCACGTGCCTGCACCCTGCCACGGCCCAGTGGTTTTCCCTGGGCTCAGAGGACACCACCCCGGACCCAGGCACCAGCCCCATGCCCCCCAGCCTGGATAGGGAGGAAG ACACAGACGCCAGCGTGGAGCCCgtggggaaggtgctgctgaGCAAACCTCCTCTGGCAACAGCCCCTAAACGCCGGGACCAACACTCCAGAGGGGCAGCAAGGGGCTCAGGCCGTGCCCCGCTGCGCACACGAGGCCAG CACCGACCCACGGCCGCCCCGGAGAGCTTTGAGGGGAGCGCAGTAGAAGAGGAGCTCCTGCAGATCCAG ACGACGGCGAAGGGGCTGCCCCGGCGGGTCCCGTCGGCCCCGGAGACGGACCCTGCCCTCCAG gTGCACAACATCTCCGGCTGTGTCTGCCCCGTgcgccccggcccgcccggcccTCCCGGCCCAAAG ggagagaaaggtgaccGAGGGTTCCCTGGAGAGAGAGGCCAGCCCGGATTCTTAGGAGAGAGAGGGAAGTCCGGGAGCCCAGGACAGCCAGGTCACCAGGGTCCTCGGGGCCCTCCGGGTCCTCCGGGACCACCGGggcccccgggacccccgggcgCCTGGGGAGCCCGGGGCCCACCCGTGCCTGCTGCACTTCCCGAGAGATCAGAGAACGAG CTGGGAgtctccagccctgcaggaaacccaggacccccaggtccccccGGGCTGCCCGGCATGCCCGGACCCCCCGGCTACCCCGGCCACGATGGCCCCCAGGGGGCTCCTGGGCGGGAGGGAAAGCCAGGACCCCCAGGCCCTCCAGGAGTCGTGGGGCCACCTGGTTTCCCTGGGGTTGAAGGACTTCCAGGGTCTCCAGGCTCAACTGGACCAGATGGACCCCCTGGGGCACCCGGACTCCCAGGGCCTCAGGGTCCCCCCGGCGTGCCTGGGCATGAAGGACCCCCTGGTCCCCCAGGATCTGCATCACTCCCTGGCAAACCAGGGCTCCGAGGGGAGCCAGGATTCCCAGGACCAAAG GGTGAGAAGGGTGAGTATGGGCTGCCAGGCATGCCAGGGAGCCCTGGCCGGACCGGAGAGCCGGGGTCCCCGGGCATGCCCGGTCCCATGGGGCCACCAGGACCACCAGGGGACTACAGG TGTGACTCACGCCACGCTGGACACCATGGACTGGCCGGGCTGCCAGGCACCAAG GGAGAAAAGGGCGACCCTGGAGAGCCG GGGTGCTGCTATGGGGAGCACGGGTGCAAACCAGGgcacctccccttccccagcactggcagccagCCCGGCTCATGGGGGTCCATCAACAGGTACCAGACG GATGGGAAAGAGGAACCAGAGATTTATGGAGCAATCATCCCCCAT GGTCTTCGAGGTCCCCCCGGGAACCCCGGTCCCCCCGGGCCCCCCGGCCCCCCTGGCCCACCAGGTCTCCTCTACCTCAAC AGGATGCACCCCGTGCAGGCCCAGCCGCCCTGCAAGCAGCCG GCACCTGCAGACCGCAGCTGGCCATCAG ATGCTGGTGTCCCTCAGACAGAGCCATCGGACTCCCGCGCTGATCTCCGG CGCCAGACGTGGGTTTTCAAGTCCAAGGAGCTGATGGTGAAGGCGAGCAGTGCTGTGCCCGAGGGGAGCCTGGTCTATGTGCGGGAAGGGAGCAACGCCTTCCTCCGGACCCCCGCTGGCTGGAGCCGCCTCCTG CTGGAGGACCCAAAGTCATTCTTGGCTAGTGATGACCCTTCTGCCTCCACCCCACAGTACCAG GAGGTGAAGAGGGTGCAGCCAAGAGGTCCCAACACGCCATCACTCATGCAGTCTCCAAAAGACTCACTG ATTCGGAAGGAGGAGGAACAAGGGCTGCCCCAGATTCTGCCAACCACCACAGCCCCACGGATCCCATCT ctCCGCCTGGCTGCCCTCAACGTGCCCCTGTGGGGTGACATGAGCGGGATCCGGGGCGCTGACCTGCAGTGCTACCGGCAGTCACAGGAGGCCGGGCTCTACGGCACCTTCCGGGCCTTCCTGTCAGCCCCCACCCAGCACCTGGTGTCCATCGTCAAGCGGACAGACAGGACCCTCCCCATCGTCAACCTGAAG gggcagctgctggccaAGTCCTGGAGCTCCCTCTTTGGGGGTCAGTCTGGTGCTGCCCTGCGGGGTCCCATCCACTCCTTCAACGGGCGCGACGTCCTGGCAGATCCCCTCTG GCCCCACCGGCTAGCCTGGCACGGCTCCACGCCGCGGGGTGGCCATGCCCGCCGGGGGGAttgccagggctggcacagctctggcacagccgAGGGCATGGCCGCTGCCCTGGGCGAGGGCCGGCTGCTGGCTGGCCACCGGCACAACTGCTCCGCACCGCTGGCCGTGCTCTGCATCGAGGTGGCTTTTCCTTACCGGCACATGTGGTGA